GATTATCTTAAAGAATCATCCAGAGATTCGGCTGATCCTTAATGAAAAAAATTCTGGATTTGCGGTTTCCGTGAACAATGGCATTCGCGCTGCCAGGGGCAGATATGTGCTGCTGCTAAACAATGATGTGGTGGTGGCAGATGATTTTGTTGAAAAGCTCTATCAGGCTATTGACAAGGATAAACGGATATTTTCCGTTTCTTCACGGATGATTCGCTATTATGAACGCGATAAAATCGATGATACCGGAGATTTTTATAATATCTTAGGCTGGGCTTATAAACGCGGTGATGGGAAGAACGTTTCCCGATTATTGAAGCCAACCAGTATTTTCAGTACCTGCGCCGGCGCAGGCATTTACAGAAAAAGCATTTTTGATGAGATCGGCTTGTTTGACGAACATTATTTTGCCTACCTTGAAGATGTGGATGTCTCTTATCGAGGACGCATTTACGGCTATAAGAATCGTTATGAGCCATCTGCCATCTGTTATCATATCGGCAGCGCGACAACAGCGGATGGCAATAAGTATTCAGAATTTAAGGTTAAAATTTCGGCCAGGAATAATATCTATACGGCCTATAAAAATATGCCTTTTTTACAGATGATGATCAATTTTATTTTTTTAGCGTTGGGTTTTTTAATCAAGGGCGCAATGTTTTCTGTGTCAGGATATGGAAAGACTTATTGGTCTGGTATTAGAGAAGCCTTTTTAAGTTTAA
The DNA window shown above is from Eubacterium limosum and carries:
- a CDS encoding glycosyltransferase family 2 protein, whose protein sequence is MSKEISVVIPNFNGEAFLENCLNSLKEQSFKDFEIIIVDDCSTDDSLIILKNHPEIRLILNEKNSGFAVSVNNGIRAARGRYVLLLNNDVVVADDFVEKLYQAIDKDKRIFSVSSRMIRYYERDKIDDTGDFYNILGWAYKRGDGKNVSRLLKPTSIFSTCAGAGIYRKSIFDEIGLFDEHYFAYLEDVDVSYRGRIYGYKNRYEPSAICYHIGSATTADGNKYSEFKVKISARNNIYTAYKNMPFLQMMINFIFLALGFLIKGAMFSVSGYGKTYWSGIREAFLSLNKVRKTPFKMGHILNYIKIEGMLFCNVFRYLFEKISK